In the Acidovorax sp. A79 genome, one interval contains:
- a CDS encoding methyl-accepting chemotaxis protein — translation MKMSNHSIGARMATALGLVLALLLGAALFGIAALYRSLGTYETTVQERVAQERAVSRMENEFKTQVQEWKNTLLRGEDSRKRELHWATFQASEKRVADAAKALEPQLTDAQEKAALQKFTQAHAQMAQGYRKGFEVFQSLGFVPSAGDADVADIDQGPARLLTALSERVAASSAAIAEQAALNARRALASSLVALALVTALGGCAGWLLTRSVVRPLRVAVSVANKVAAGDLTTTIRVDGKDEPARLLKALRTMQENLENVVSGVRSNAEGVASASAEIAQGNVDLSMRTEEQASSLDETTSSMQQLQATVQQNASNAQRASELARNGASVAQRGGDVVTQMVTVVQGIQDSSRRIADIIGVIDSIAFQTNILALNAAVEAARAGEQGRGFAVVASEVRNLATRSASAAREIKELIQTSVERVQAGSDLARNAGSTMTEVVSSIQGVSALMNEISQASTAQTSDMLRVTQAIVRMDETTQQNAALVEESAAAAGSLSGQARQLVEAVEVFRLRGSHRALALPPVAH, via the coding sequence CGCCCTTCTGCTGGGGGCCGCGCTGTTCGGAATCGCGGCCCTGTACCGCAGCCTGGGCACCTACGAGACCACGGTGCAGGAGCGCGTGGCCCAGGAACGCGCGGTAAGCCGCATGGAAAACGAGTTCAAGACCCAGGTGCAGGAGTGGAAGAACACCCTGCTGCGGGGCGAGGACTCGCGCAAGCGCGAGCTGCACTGGGCGACGTTCCAGGCCAGCGAAAAGCGCGTGGCCGATGCAGCGAAGGCGCTGGAGCCCCAGCTGACCGATGCGCAGGAAAAGGCGGCGCTGCAGAAGTTCACGCAGGCCCACGCGCAGATGGCGCAGGGCTACCGCAAGGGCTTTGAAGTGTTCCAGTCGCTCGGTTTTGTGCCCTCCGCGGGCGATGCCGACGTGGCCGACATCGACCAGGGCCCCGCCAGGCTGCTCACCGCCCTGAGCGAGCGGGTGGCCGCCAGCAGCGCGGCCATTGCCGAACAGGCGGCGCTGAACGCGCGGCGGGCGCTCGCCAGCAGCCTGGTGGCGCTGGCGCTGGTCACGGCCCTGGGCGGCTGCGCGGGCTGGCTGCTCACGCGCTCGGTGGTGCGCCCGCTGCGGGTGGCCGTCTCCGTCGCCAACAAGGTGGCTGCGGGCGACCTGACCACGACCATCCGGGTCGATGGCAAGGACGAACCCGCGCGGTTGCTCAAGGCCCTGCGCACCATGCAGGAGAACCTGGAAAACGTGGTGTCGGGCGTGCGCAGCAACGCCGAGGGCGTGGCGAGCGCCAGCGCAGAGATCGCCCAGGGGAACGTGGACCTGAGCATGCGCACCGAGGAGCAGGCGTCGTCGCTGGACGAAACCACCTCGTCCATGCAGCAGCTGCAGGCGACCGTGCAGCAGAACGCCTCCAACGCGCAGCGCGCGAGCGAGCTGGCCCGCAATGGCGCATCGGTGGCCCAGCGCGGAGGCGACGTGGTGACACAGATGGTGACGGTGGTCCAGGGCATCCAGGACAGCTCGCGCCGCATTGCCGACATCATCGGCGTCATCGACAGCATCGCGTTTCAGACCAACATCCTGGCGCTCAACGCCGCCGTGGAAGCCGCACGCGCCGGCGAGCAGGGGCGCGGCTTTGCCGTGGTGGCCAGCGAGGTGCGCAACCTGGCCACCCGCAGCGCGAGCGCCGCGCGCGAGATCAAGGAGCTGATCCAGACCAGCGTGGAGCGCGTGCAGGCCGGCTCCGACCTGGCCCGCAACGCGGGCAGCACCATGACGGAGGTGGTCTCCTCCATCCAGGGCGTGAGCGCGCTGATGAACGAAATCAGCCAGGCCAGCACCGCGCAGACCAGCGACATGCTGCGCGTCACGCAGGCCATCGTGCGCATGGACGAAACCACGCAGCAGAACGCGGCCCTGGTGGAAGAAAGCGCGGCGGCGGCCGGCAGCCTGAGCGGCCAGGCGCGCCAGCTGGTGGAGGCCGTGGAAGTGTTCCGCCTGCGCGGCAGCCACCGTGCCTTGGCATTGCCACCTGTGGCGCATTGA